Proteins from one bacterium genomic window:
- a CDS encoding type II secretion system protein has protein sequence MSKLFGKVKGFTLIELLVVIAIIGILAGLLFPAISGAVLKAKATSAGSSGKQIATMIYAENLARSARYETSVWPVDTNAATATDYFKLWGSMGILNVTPAFVSGPEMPACATTNWSDLTKDQVAWKVVVDPQSRDDMPFLISRNVKDPTQTTWELDPLIKPFGDRLALVITHQGRMTILEPDKSTGKIIHKYLMTGLTIKEN, from the coding sequence ATGAGTAAGCTGTTTGGCAAAGTTAAAGGGTTTACGTTGATCGAGTTGTTGGTGGTTATCGCCATTATCGGAATTTTGGCTGGCCTATTGTTTCCCGCGATTTCTGGTGCAGTGTTGAAAGCTAAAGCTACGAGTGCCGGTAGCAGTGGCAAACAGATTGCCACCATGATCTATGCTGAAAATCTGGCGAGAAGTGCGCGTTATGAAACGTCGGTGTGGCCGGTGGATACCAATGCGGCTACTGCGACCGATTATTTTAAATTGTGGGGCTCGATGGGTATTCTTAATGTCACCCCCGCATTTGTTTCTGGGCCTGAAATGCCCGCCTGTGCGACTACGAATTGGTCGGATTTAACGAAAGACCAAGTAGCGTGGAAGGTTGTGGTAGATCCGCAGAGTCGAGATGATATGCCCTTCCTTATTTCCAGGAATGTGAAGGATCCAACGCAAACAACCTGGGAACTGGACCCGCTCATTAAGCCTTTTGGCGACAGATTAGCGTTAGTAATCACGCACCAAGGCAGAATGACGATTTTGGAGCCAGATAAATCAACTGGTAAAATTATTCACAAGTATCTTATGACAGGGCTCACGATTAAAGAAAATTAA
- a CDS encoding metallopeptidase family protein, whose translation MHDPLWTRLRDVADEETSLLISRLPPQIRSKIQDIPIIFEKSPPPDLLADGVEADVMGLFVGDDYPHEASDPMPTEIFLFLFNIWDEAQADMPRYRVELRKTLLHEWGHYLGLDEDELSERDLA comes from the coding sequence ATGCATGATCCTCTTTGGACTCGGTTGCGCGATGTCGCTGACGAGGAGACATCTCTGTTAATCAGCCGACTTCCCCCTCAAATCCGCTCTAAAATCCAGGATATCCCGATTATTTTCGAGAAATCGCCACCACCTGACCTCCTTGCCGATGGGGTTGAAGCGGACGTCATGGGCTTGTTTGTGGGCGATGACTATCCTCATGAGGCATCGGATCCCATGCCCACGGAAATCTTTTTATTCCTTTTTAATATTTGGGACGAAGCGCAGGCCGATATGCCCCGCTATCGGGTTGAACTCCGGAAGACCCTGCTGCATGAGTGGGGCCACTATTTGGGTCTGGATGAAGACGAGTTGAGCGAGCGGGATTTGGCGTAA